The Desulfarculaceae bacterium DNA window AGGGGTTCGAGGACAAGATATCCTTCAACATCGAGGACTTGGACTATCTGAGCCAATCGCTGGACATGACCGGCCTGGCCACGGCCCTCAAGCTGGGCGAGCAGGGGAACCGCATGGTCATGGAGGTGGTGACCAACCACCCGGAAAACCCCCAAAAGGGCGGGGCCTGCTTCTGGGACTCCAAGCTGGGGCGCAACGTGATGATCGAGTCGTTCCAGCTCGGCGATATCGACAATAGTGAGATCATTTACTTGAACAAGAACATCAACCACTACCCCTCGCCCGCCATCGCCCTGAGCACCGCCCGCGAGCAGGGACTGGCCATGCCCATGGCGGTCAAGGACGGCTTCCTCTACTTCCAGCCGGTGCAGGGCGACCTGAACTTCCTGTTGCCCACGGCCTACGTGCGGCGCGCCAACCTAAAGCCCATTCATTCCTGGAAATCCGGCGCCAACACCATCCCGGCCCTGCAAGCCATGGCCACCCAGGAGAAGCGTCCCAGCTTCCTGGAGTGGGCCAGCGAGCTTACCGGGCTCAAGCTATAGGAGGGGCCTTGGCCCTAAGATTGGATGTGGCCGTGGCCGCCCCCCTTTGGCGGCCGCTGAGCTACGCCGTGGCCCCGGAGCTGGCCCCCCTGATCCAGCCCCTCACCCGTCTGCTGGTGCCCCTAAGGGGCAGGCCCCGCCTGGCCTTTGCCCTGGGCAAGCCCCAGGAAGGCGACACCACGGGCCTCAAGCCCATCTCCGACGTGCTGGACGAGGCGGGCACCCCACAGCTTATCCCTTCTGAATTACTTGGCTTCTTCACCCGCCTCGCGGCCTATTACCAGGCCCCTCTGGGCCAGGCCCTGGCCTGGTCCTTGCCCGGCGGGCTGGGGGGCTCCGAACCGGCGGCCATCAAGGCCCCGGGCAAGGCCCAGGCCGCCTGGGCCGCCTGGCGCGAGGGTGACCCGGAGCAGGCCCCCCGCCCCGGCACCCAGGGCGCACGCGTCTTGGAGCTTTTACTCGAACAAGGCCCCACCGCCCTGGACACCCTGCGCCCCGAGTTTCCGGGCATCACCGCCATAGCCCGCCGTTTGGAGTCGGGCGGCTGGCTTTCTCTGAGCCACCGGCCGGTGGTCAAGGACCTCATCGGGCGACCCATCCTGCCCGAGCCGGTGCCCGAGGCCTACAGCGAGGAGCAGGCCGCCGCCCTTGACCAGATCCAACCGGCCATAAAAGATCATTTATTTAAGCCATTTCTGCTCTACGGCGTCACCGGGAGCGGCAAGACCGAGGTCTATGTGGCCGCCTGCGCCGCCGCCCTGGAGGCGGGGCGCTCGGCCCTGGTCCTGGCCCCGGAGATCGGCCTTTGCCTGCGCTTAGAGGGTTTGCTCAAGGAGCGCTTCGGTCCGGACAAGGTGGCGGTGCTGCACTCCGGGCTCTCCCCGGCGGTGCGCCGGGGACAATGGCTGGCCATCGCCCGGGGCGAGACCCCCATCGTGGTGGGGGCCCGCTCGGCGGTGTTCGCTCCCCTGGCTGATTTGGGTGTGATCTGCCTGGACGAAGAGCAGGACGAATCATACAAGCAAAACGACCGCTTGCACTATCACGCCCGCGATTTGGCCCTGCTGCGGGCCCAGGAGCAGGCCTGCCCGGTGGTGCTGGGCACCGCCACCCCGGCGGTGACCACCTATGAGCGGGCTCAATCCGGCGGCCTGACCGTGCTGCCCATGACCAAGCGCATCAAGGAAGCCGTGCTGCCGGTCATGGAGGTGGTGGACCTGAAAAGCGCGGGCAGGCTGGTTGGCGGCTTTTTGAGCCTTCAGTTAAAGCAAGCAATTGAACAGACCGTGCAGCAGGGACGCCAGGCCATCTTGTTCCTGAACCGGCGCGGCTTCGCCCCGGCGCTCATCTGCCCGGCCTGCGGGCGGCGGGTGGGCTGCCCGGCCTGCTCGCTGAGCCTTACCTTGCACAAGCGCAAAAACGCCCTGATCTGCCACACCTGCGGGCACAGCGCCCCTGTCCCCCAGGCCTGCCCCTCCTGTGGCCAGAGCGAGGCGGAGCTAAAGCCCCTGGGCTTGGGCACCGAGCAGGTGAGCGAGGTGCTGGGCGAGGTGTTCCCGGAGATGCGCCTGGGGCGGCTGGACCGCGACGCGGCCTCCAGCCCGGCCAAGCTGCGCCAAGTGCTCAGCGCCGTGGCCAAGCGAGAGCTGGACGTCATCGTGGGCACCCAGATGCTCACCAAGGGCCACCACCTTCCTGGAATCGGTCTGGTGGGCATCCTGCTGGCCGACCAGGCCCTGAGCCTGCCCGACTACCGCGCCGCCGAGCGGGCCTACATCCTGCTCACCCAGGCCGCCGGGCGGGCCGGGCGCGAGGGCGAGGCGGGCCGGGTCATCGTGCAGACCTTCGATCCCCACCACCACGCGGTGGTCGCCGCCCTGGCCCACGACGCGGAAGGCTTCTACGCCGAGGAGCTGGACGAGCGCCGCGCCCTGGGCTACCCCCCCTTCGCCCGCCTGGTGGGCCTGCGCCTGGAGGGCGCCTCAGAGGCGGCCACCGGCCGCGCGGCCGAGGCCCTGGCCCGCGCCCTGGAGCGCGCCCGGGCCAAGGTGGAGCCCCGCGCCGCGGTGCTGGGCCCGGCTCCGGCCCCCATCGCCAGGGCCGCCGGCCGCTGGCGCTGGCTGGTGCTCATCAAAAGCCCCACCGCCGGGGCCGCCGCCGAGATCCTACGCCTGGGCCGCCACCAGGCCGGGCCGCCCCCGGACGGGGTGCGCCTCATCGTGGACGTGGACCCGCTGAGCCTCATCTAGCCTTTTCGGGCCGGGCCTCGTTGTTTGGCCGGGCCATGTGCGCTTATTATGGAAAGAGCGGCCCGTTTTGAGCTTGCTTACCGGCTGCGACGCCTTATAGTTATAGTAATTATTATCAAGCTAAGTCGTTAATCACCACGCCACGCCGCAGACCTGCCGTACACCGCCGCTTGGGCGTGGCAGCCCACAAAGGAGAAACTGAATGGCCAAGGTTCTTATCGCTTATGCCAGCCGCGCCGGTCACACCGAGAAAATCGCGGGCTACGTCGCCGAGGGCGTGCGCTTCACCGGCGCCGAGGCCGTGGTGAAGCCCATCACCGAGATCAAGGACGCCGAGGAGCTCAAGGGCTACGATGCCTACATCTTCGGTTCGCCCACCTACCACCGCAACATGACCGGCGGCATGCAGCAGTTCCTGTTCAAGGCCGAGCAGGCCGGGCTGGGCGGCAAGCTGGCCGGGTCTTTCGGCTCCTACACCCACAGCGGCGACGCGCCGGGCATCATCTTCGACACCATGCAGTACGTGTTCAAGATGAAGCCCGCCGAGCTGGGCTCCATGAACCTGGTGGAGGACATGATCGACACCCCGGACGGCATCAAGGCCGGCCAGGACTACGGCAAGGGCGTGGCCGAAGAGCTCTAGGCCCCCGAACCGTCAGAAATCGCGAACCCCCGTCCGGCGCGTGCCGGGCGGGGGTTTTTTGCGGCCCCTTGGCAGCCAGAGGCGTGACGACACCAATGAAGCTTTGGACGACACCCGACACCCCCGGCACAGCCAGGGAGCCATAGACAAGGCGCGGGCCAGCGAGTTCCGCAGGCGTATATGCCAATACGCCGAGGAAACGAGCGCCGACCGCGACACAGTATATGGCTGCCTGGCGAAGCCGGCCGGTCCTGCTACCCGCCCTTGATTGTTCCCGACGCCAGCCTTTTAATGACTCCCCACCACATGGCCGGAATGGCCGCGAACAGGGCCAGGCCGATGAGCAGCACCAGGGCGCCGTGCAGGCGCGCCAGCCAGGCCAGGGCCGGATTGGACGAGGCCCCCGCCTTTTGAGCGCGTAGCAACCAGCCCAGCATATACAGCGCTGCCAGGCTGGCGCTCACCTGCCAGGCGGCCAGATGGAAGCCCACCAGGGCCCACTGGTTGAGCACCCCGGCCGCGATGACCCCCAGGGCGGCCACGGAGATGAGGCCCGCCAAGAAGCTGAGCATGATGCGATCCCCCTAGTTGCCGAGCAGGTCCTTTAACGCGCCATCTAATTCCGGAAACTGGAAGGTGAAGCCCGCCCGCATCAGCGCCTGCGGGACGACTCTCTGCCCGGTGAGCACGATGGAGCCCATCTCGCCCATGGCCAGGCGAATGGCGAAGCCGGGCGCGGGCAAGAAGGCTGGCCTGTGCAACACCCGCCCCAAGCTGGCGGCCAGCTCGCGGTTTTGCACCGGCTGGGGCGCGGTGCAGTTGGCCGGGCCGCTCATCTCCTTTTCCAGGCAGAACAAGAGCGCCTCGACCAAGTCGGCCTGGTGAATCCAGGAGAACCACTGCTTGCCGCTGCCCAGGGGGCCGCCCAGGCCCAGCCGGAACAGGGGCAGCATCTGGCCCAGGGCCCCGCCCCCCGGCCCCAGTACGATGCCGAAGCGGGTGGTCACCACCCGCGCCCCGTGCTGGCGGGCCTGGGCGGCCTCGTCCTCCCAGGCCTTGCACACCTCGGCCAGGAAGTCGCTGCCCGGCGGGGCCTCCTCGCTCAGCTCTTGGTCGCCCCGGGGGCCGTAATAGCCCACCGCCGAGGCGGAGACCAGCACCGCCGGGGCGGCGTCCCCGGGCCGCCGGCCCATGGCCTCCACCAGGTTGCGCGTGCAGAGCACCCGGCTGGAGCGGATCAGGGCCTTGTACTCCATGCTCCAGCGGTTGAAGATGCTGGCCCCGGCCAGGTTCACGAAGGCGTCGTGCTCTGCGGCGGTCTCTTGCCAGGGCCCCTGCGCGGTGGGGTCGCCCAGGCAGGCGGCCACCCCCTTGGGCAGGCGCTCGGCCCCTTTTTCGCTGCGGGTCAGCACGGTCACCACGTGCCCCGCCTCGGCCAGGCGGGCGCACAGGGTGGTGCCCACGAATCCGCTGCCCCCGGTGACGAACACCTTCATGGCATGTTCCTTTCTCCTATAGGCCGGCCCCCGCCTTGTAGCCGCTGCGGATGGCGTTCAGGGCGTCGGCCCCGCCGCCGCAGTCGCCCACGGCCACCACCTTCAGGCCCTTGCCCTCCAGCGCGGCGGCCAGGCCGTCCTGGGGCTTGGCGCCGGTGGCCAGGATCACCGTGTCGGCCTGGAGCTCCTGCTCTTGGCCGTCGATCACCGCGCTCACCGTGCCCTCGCCGATGGCGGTCACCTTCACCTTGGTGTGCACCGTGAGCCCGAAGCGCTTGATCAGCCCGAAGGTGATCCAGCGGGTGGAGCGCCCGATGCCCGCCCCGATCTTGGGCAGCGCCTCCAACACCGTCACCGGGTGGCTGCCCTGGGCCACCAGGCGGCCGGTCACCTCCGGGGTCTCGGCCCCGAACAGCTCGATGAAGTAGGTCTGCTCCGGGGTGAGCGCCCCTTGCCGGGCCACATACAGGG harbors:
- the priA gene encoding primosomal protein N', which encodes MALRLDVAVAAPLWRPLSYAVAPELAPLIQPLTRLLVPLRGRPRLAFALGKPQEGDTTGLKPISDVLDEAGTPQLIPSELLGFFTRLAAYYQAPLGQALAWSLPGGLGGSEPAAIKAPGKAQAAWAAWREGDPEQAPRPGTQGARVLELLLEQGPTALDTLRPEFPGITAIARRLESGGWLSLSHRPVVKDLIGRPILPEPVPEAYSEEQAAALDQIQPAIKDHLFKPFLLYGVTGSGKTEVYVAACAAALEAGRSALVLAPEIGLCLRLEGLLKERFGPDKVAVLHSGLSPAVRRGQWLAIARGETPIVVGARSAVFAPLADLGVICLDEEQDESYKQNDRLHYHARDLALLRAQEQACPVVLGTATPAVTTYERAQSGGLTVLPMTKRIKEAVLPVMEVVDLKSAGRLVGGFLSLQLKQAIEQTVQQGRQAILFLNRRGFAPALICPACGRRVGCPACSLSLTLHKRKNALICHTCGHSAPVPQACPSCGQSEAELKPLGLGTEQVSEVLGEVFPEMRLGRLDRDAASSPAKLRQVLSAVAKRELDVIVGTQMLTKGHHLPGIGLVGILLADQALSLPDYRAAERAYILLTQAAGRAGREGEAGRVIVQTFDPHHHAVVAALAHDAEGFYAEELDERRALGYPPFARLVGLRLEGASEAATGRAAEALARALERARAKVEPRAAVLGPAPAPIARAAGRWRWLVLIKSPTAGAAAEILRLGRHQAGPPPDGVRLIVDVDPLSLI
- a CDS encoding flavodoxin domain-containing protein, coding for MAKVLIAYASRAGHTEKIAGYVAEGVRFTGAEAVVKPITEIKDAEELKGYDAYIFGSPTYHRNMTGGMQQFLFKAEQAGLGGKLAGSFGSYTHSGDAPGIIFDTMQYVFKMKPAELGSMNLVEDMIDTPDGIKAGQDYGKGVAEEL
- a CDS encoding TIGR01777 family oxidoreductase gives rise to the protein MKVFVTGGSGFVGTTLCARLAEAGHVVTVLTRSEKGAERLPKGVAACLGDPTAQGPWQETAAEHDAFVNLAGASIFNRWSMEYKALIRSSRVLCTRNLVEAMGRRPGDAAPAVLVSASAVGYYGPRGDQELSEEAPPGSDFLAEVCKAWEDEAAQARQHGARVVTTRFGIVLGPGGGALGQMLPLFRLGLGGPLGSGKQWFSWIHQADLVEALLFCLEKEMSGPANCTAPQPVQNRELAASLGRVLHRPAFLPAPGFAIRLAMGEMGSIVLTGQRVVPQALMRAGFTFQFPELDGALKDLLGN